In one Magallana gigas chromosome 9, xbMagGiga1.1, whole genome shotgun sequence genomic region, the following are encoded:
- the LOC136271212 gene encoding uncharacterized protein, with amino-acid sequence MTSNTEIPTHSRLVQSIEDFFRCAEHIAHFAIKRPLGYFHHYIVIGWNDVKKKIIEYYVCFSNMIKGQGEVVQRNISTTEVEEAIRSKSLFVIEAPDYPQSESEKKKALSRFWERFGEKAYSLAYNNCEHLVSYILTGNPFSEQIKKAGPLGKLFVDSFDNCISHGKRNMLKISGCLLAAVPVSFFCKAAVTTVVNEVGNSISRSSSSLPEQAVDCATKNVCRNASKQLGCKSSQILKIKRCTNVARKASKTALKKSAATTFLITGAVEGAFAAYEIYKLRKQRKRNHINKIDFKREVTKRVSGAAGATVGSVGAGLVGQAICPIPVVGFAVGSALGNYVGRLAASTLSGQIVDGLN; translated from the exons ATGACATCCAATACTGAG ATACCTACACACAGTCGCCTTGTGCAGTCGATTGAAGATTTTTTCCGATGTGCAGAGCATATCGCCCATTTCGCCATAAAGAGGCCATTGGGGTATTTTCATCACTACATCGTAATAGGTTGGAATGATGTTAAGAAGAAAATCATTGAATATTATGTTTGCTTTTCAAACATGATAAAAGGGCAAGGCGAGGTTGTTCAAAGAAACATATCCACCACGGAAGTGGAGGAAGCAATAAGGTCAAAGAGTCTTTTTGTCATTGAAGCACCAGATTATCCACAGTCAGAATCCGAAAAGAAAAAAGCACTTAGTCGATTTTGGGAAAGATTTGGAGAAAAGGCGTATTCTTTGGCATATAATAATTGCGAGCATCTAGTTTCATACATCTTAACGGGGAATCCATTTTCAGAGCAGATAAAAAAGGCTGGTCCTTTAGGAAAACTTTTTGTTGATTCTTTTGATAACTGCATCAGCCATGGTAAAAGAAACATGCTGAAAATATCAGGATGTCTTTTAGCAGCAGTTCCtgtttcttttttctgcaaAGCTGCTGTAACCACAGTGGTGAATGAGGTTGGCAATTCAATTTCACGGTCCAGCTCCTCACTTCCAGAACAGGCTGTAGACTGTGCTACAAAAAACGTATGCAGAAATGCAAGCAAGCAACTCGGTTGTAAATCTTCTCAaatcctaaaaataaaaagatgtacAAATGTTGCTCGAAAGGCTAGCAAAACGGCTTTGAAAAAATCTGCTGCAACTACTTTTCTTATTACTGGCGCAGTTGAGGGAGCCTTTGCTgcatatgaaatatataaattaagaaaacaaaggAAACGTAATCATATCAATAAGATTGACTTTAAACGAGAGGTCACGAAAAGAGTGTCCGGTGCAGCAGGAGCTACTGTTGGGTCTGTTGGAGCAGGACTCGTCGGACAGGCCATCTGTCCTATACCAGTCGTAGGCTTTGCTGTAGGGTCAGCTTTAGGAAATTACGTCGGGCGTTTGGCAGCTTCAaccctttctggccaaatagttgaCGGACTAAACTGA
- the LOC117691291 gene encoding tripartite motif-containing protein 3-like, giving the protein MDRRTWAQDVLRCRLRETPGPPMYCDICHIHLCKACVGEHLSDESKDHRVVPFKKRGFAPECLKHSKKICELYCEHCNISICLECVSTGEHLGHKQVELLKSLEAKKEVLQKDLQELEKLIYPKYQEIESNFPDLKADVKENSKKLTTAIGKHGSILHREIDTAINKLKSDVGEMESKHLVALNKHENEIKCICTEITQIIGNLKKLLNSNDVSFVSSYQSRNAEFRRLPPKLTVSLPIFTPQDINREQIYQQIGSLSSLSIKTEKHGYTMESPGAESSPPDKPLFDVPQIITEITTEYGEFNYNRLRNVSCLSDDEVWTAGDDNMMKLYNLHSKLVKSIQTKSGNRPIDIAVTQSGELVYTDPSDRTVNIVKNTQIQTVIRLQGWKPLHVCVTSSGYLIVMVTDDEKQAKVMRYSGSTEKQTIQYNDKGHPLYFSHSYPKYISENKNLDICVADSEAGAIVVVNQAGKLRFTYTGPPSTTKEPFLPIGITTDSQSRILTADIKNHRIHILDQDGQFLRYIDNCHLQYPWGLCVGTRDNLFMVERDTGKVKKIQYYM; this is encoded by the coding sequence ATGGACCGCCGTActtgggcccaggatgtgttacggtgtcgtctccgtgagaccccgggcccccctatgtactgtgacatatGTCACATACATTtgtgtaaagcctgtgtgggggaacatctctcTGATGAATCCAAAGACCACAGAGTAGTGCCCTTTAAAAAGCGGGGATTTGCTCCTGAATGTTTAAAACATtccaaaaaaatatgtgaactttATTGTGAACATTGTAACATTTCTATTTGTTTAGAGTGTGTTTCTACTGGTGAACATCTAGGACACAAACAAGTTGAACTCTTAAAAAGCCTTGAAGCAAAGAAAGAAGTATTACAGaaagatttacaagaattaGAGAAATTGATTTATCCTAAATACCAAGAAATTGAATCTAATTTCCCAGATCTAAAAGCTGATGTAAAGGAAAACTCAAAGAAATTGACTACAGCTATTGGCAAACATGGATCCAttttgcacagagaaatagacactgCTATCAATAAACTGAAATCTGACGTGGGCGAAATGGAATCCAAACACCTGGTTGCCCTAAATAAGCacgaaaatgaaatcaaatgcatttGTACTGAAATTACTCAGATTATTGGTAATCTGAAGAAGTTATTgaactccaatgatgtcagcttTGTCTCTTCTTACCAATCCAGaaatgctgaattcagaagattgccacCTAAACTCACAGTTTCCTTACCAATATTCACTCCTCAGGATATTAACAGAGAACAGATTTATCAGCAGATTGGTTCATTGTCGTCGTTATCTATTAAAACAGAGAAACATGGCTACACAATGGAATCTCCCGGTGCAGAGTCCTCTCCTCCGGACAAACCACTCTTTGATGTACCACAGATCATCACAGAAATAACCACAGAGTATGgagaatttaattataatagatTACGCAatgtgtcctgtctgagtgatgatgAAGTGTGGACGGCTGGTGATGACAACATGATGAAACTCTACAACCTCCACAGTAAACTAGTGAAGTcaatccaaaccaagtcagggaacagACCAATAgacatagcagtgacacagagtggtgaactagtttatactgatcccagtgatagaactgtgaacatagtgaagaatacacagatacagacagtgatcagactacagggaTGGAAACCTCTCCATGTCTGTGTTACCTCCTCTGGTTACCTGATTGTCATGGTCACTGATGACGAGAAACAAGCAAAAGTTATGCGTTACTCGGGctctacagagaaacaaacaattcaatacAATGACAAAGGACACCCTCTCTATTTCTCTCATTCTTACCCTAAATACATTAGTGAGAAcaagaacctagatatctgtgtagctgacaGTGAAGCCGGTGCTATAGTGGTAGTGAATCAGGCTGGCAAACTCCGGTTTACATACACCGGTCCTCCTTCTACTACCAAGGAACCATTTTTACCGATCGGCATCACTACAGACAGCCAgagtcggatcctgacagcagacattAAAaaccaccgtatccacatccttgatcaggacggacagtttctccgctacattgacaactgtcatttacagtaTCCATGGGGTTTGTGTGTGGGCACCAGAGACAACCTGTTTATGGTTGAAAGAGACACGGgcaaagtgaagaaaatccaatattacatgtaa
- the LOC136271390 gene encoding intermembrane lipid transfer protein VPS13D-like, whose amino-acid sequence MNRTWAQDVLRCHLCETPGPSMYCDICHIHLCKACVGEHLSDESKDHRVASFKKRGFAPECLKHSKKLCELYCEHCNIPICLECVSTGEHLGHKQVELLKSLEAKKEVHVLQKDLQEMEKLIYPKYQEIESNFPVLKADVKENSKKLTAAIGKHGGILHREIDTAINKLNSDVDEMEYKHLVALNKHENEIKCICPEIIQSIANLKKLLNSNDVSFVSTYQSRNAEFRRLPPKLTVSLPIFNPQKINREQIYQQIGSLSALSINTEEHGYTMDSPGAESSPLDRPLIDVPRIITDINTEYGESNSLYNVSCLSDDEVWTSGHDNMMRLYNLHGKLVTSIQTKTGNRPRNIAVTQSGELVYTDSKDGTANIVKNTQIQTVIRLQDWGPLGVCCTSSGDLLVVMLSDDDKQTKVVCCSGSTVKQTIQYDDKGQPLYSSYLFCRHISENKNLDICVAYFNARAIVVVNQAGKLRFTYTGPPSTTKGLFHPVGITTDSQSRILTSDINNQCIHILDQDGQFLRHIDNCHLQNPWVPYAWDEPMLGPFITLRVKGGTSATYTMDKLEEGKQLCYPNFIYLRASATFGRSPSSEGSDHRELVMEVVQDQYIKLSVEDDQWGDVGTRGLHLPPGPHVRSSHPTGKSMVLDIDDIAPRPGRIVPLILMKRDERRKATHTWKFSEDGRLWCADGAMCVQTLGGAECLRDTAVAVVGLGPPTGRSIPTHMRIDRERLLPGSGCLAVRTVMDGPIRVLQITDVSQGSVAEATRNYQGWVVCEDQGAETEPKQDNNKSYLEICMSLKGGLGVSLVNHTPEELGYISLQNISLEYLSNPKSTTADISVASLQVDNQLFTATRPVLLYVTPTFSTQRDGPDNRSALHVVAQKIPNSKWNAEIYKHLIVNMKKLSIQIEEQLLWKLLQFFGFGSKDHMDEKVTEEEDPRSALAAATSVKTKRYYFGQLKIQSNQINLSMLTASKLSPDLKALKRDMSLPLVKFEDAKVDLDPFVKSNLFETMAFLQKEIGIHYTEELKSQAAKILGSVDFLRNPLGLFNDVTEGISGLINDGNVGGLLKNVTHGVSNSAAKVVGSLSDGLGTLNMDRNYQDRREQLKTSAQSSKGHLLAGVKGFGNGLFGAMTSMFTQPYDGFKEDGIEGFVTGLGKGVIGTVTKPVVGVLDLASGAANAIKDTSSSSSRISPPPVRLPRCCHGAEMLLPAYSKNQAKSQKLLHDLNKKNLDEFFIAVEQLRREDNLTSLITSTQVYFLLGGMPDSSNIILRVPHKDLFQCLVVENNGIYYLEVIRVQTPGSDPQRVPQIRCDKLAVAERVSQQITYARNLYEEQQHTLTTSEIEDST is encoded by the exons ATGAACCGGActtgggcccaggatgtgttacgatgtcatctctgtgagaccccgggcccctctatgtactgtgacatttgtcacatacatctgtgtaaagcctgtgtTGGGGAACATCTCTCTGATGAATCCAAAGACCACAGAGTAGCGTCCTTTAAAAAGCGGGGATTTGCTCCTGAATGTTTAAAACATTccaaaaaattatgtgaactttaTTGTGAACATTGTAACATTCCTATTTGTTTAGAGTGTGTTTCTACTGGTGAACATCTAGGACACAAACAAGTTGAACTCTTGAAAAGCCTTGAAGCAAagaaagaagtacatgtattacagaaAGATTTACAAGAAATGGAGAAATTGATTTATCCTAAATACCaagaaattgaatcaaatttCCCAGTTCTAAAAGCTGATGTAAAGGAAAACTCAAAAAAATTAACAGCAGCTATTGGCAAACATGGAGGCAttttgcacagagaaatagacactgCTATCAATAAACTAAATTCTGACGTGGACGAAATGGAATATAAACACTTGGTTGCCCTAAATAAGCacgaaaatgaaatcaaatgcatttGTCCTGAAATTATTCAGAGTATTGCTAATCTGAAGAAGTTATTgaactccaatgatgtcagcttTGTCTCTACTTACCAATCCAGAAATGccgaattcagaagattgccacCTAAACTCACAGTTTCCTTACCAATATTCAATCCTCAGAAAATTAACAGAGAACAGATTTATCAGCAGATTGGTTCATTGTCGGCGTTATCTATTAacacagaagaacatggctacacaatGGATTCTCCCGGTGCTGAGTCATCTCCCCTAGACAGACCACTTattgatgtaccacggatcatcacagATATAAACACAGAGTATGGAGAATCTAATAGCTTATACAATGTttcctgtctgagtgatgatgAGGTGTGGACGAGTGGTCATGACAACATGATGAGACTCTACAACCTCCACGGTAAACTGGTGACGTCAATCCAAACCAAGACAGGGAACAGGCCACGGAACATAGCAGTGACACAGAGTGGAgaactagtttatactgattccAAGGACGGAACTgcgaacatagtgaagaatacacagatacagacagtgatcagactacaggaTTGGGGACCTCTCGGTGTCTGttgtacctcctctggtgacctcctggttgtcatgctcagtgatgatgataaacaaacaaaagttgtgtgttgcTCTGGCTCTACAGTGAAACAAACGATTCAATACGATGACAagggacaacctctctattcatcttaTCTTTTCTGTAGACACATCAGTGAGAAcaagaacctagatatctgtgtagcATATTTTAACGCCCGTGCAATAGTGGTAGTGAATCAGGCCGgtaaactccggtttacctacaccggtcctccctctactaccaagggatTATTTCATCCAgtcggcatcacaacagacagccagagCCGCATCCTTACATCAGACATTAACAACCAAtgtatccacattctggatcaggacggacagttcctccgccacattgacaactgtcatttacagaatccatggg TGCCGTACGCCTGGGATGAACCGATGTTGGGTCCCTTCATAACCCTGAGAGTGAAAGGAGGAACCAGCGCCACCTACACAATGGACAAACTGGAGGAGGGGAAGCAACTCTGTTACCCCAACTTTATCTACCTTAGAGCTTCAGCAACATTTGGAAG GAGTCCCTCTTCAGAAGGCAGTGACCACCGGGAGCTGGTTATGGAGGTGGTACAGGACCAGTACATCAAGTTGT CTGTGGAGGATGACCAGTGGGGGGATGTTGGAACACGAGGGCTCCATCTCCCCCCGGGACCCCATGTCCGGTCCTCACACCCCACGGGGAAGAGCATGGTGCTGGACATCGATGACATTGCCCCTCGCCCCGGGAGAATTGTCCCCCTCATCCTCATGAAACGGGATGAGAGAAGGAAGGCCACACATACATGGAAGTTCTCAGAG GATGGCAGACTGTGGTGTGCTGATGGTGCTATGTGCGTGCAGACCCTGGGTGGGGCGGAGTGCCTGAGGGACACAGCTGTAGCAGTGGTCGGTCTCGGTCCCCCCACAGGGCGCTCTATCCCCACCCACATGAGAATTGACAGAGAGAGGCTGCTCCCGGGGTCAGGCTGTCTGGCCGTCCGGACGGTGATGGATGGACCAATCAGAGTCCTGCAAATCACCGACGTCTCCCAAGGG TCAGTGGCCGAGGCGACCAGGAACTACCAGGGCTGGGTTGTGTGTGAGGATCAGGGGGCGGAGACCGAGCCCAAACAGGACAACAACAAGTCCTACCTAGAG ATCTGTATGAGCCTGAAGGGGGGTCTGGGTGTGTCCCTGGTGAACCACACCCCCGAGGAGTTGGGCTACATCTCCCTACAGAACATCTCCCTGGAATACCTGTCCAACCCCAAATCCACCACCGCAGACATCTCGGTAGCCAGTCTACAg GTGGACAATCAGCTGTTTACAGCTACCAGACCAGTATTGTTATATGTCACTCCCACATTCTCCACCCAGAGGGACGGACCAGATAATAGGTCCGCCCTGCACGTAGTGGCTCAGAAGATCCCCAACTCCAAGTGGAACGCAGAAATCTACAAA CACCTGATAGTCAATATGAAGAAACTAAGCATTCAGATTGAGGAGCAGTTGCTATGGAAACTGCTACAGTTCTTTGGATTTGGGTCAAAGGACCACATGGATGAGAAGGTTACGGAGGAAGAAGATCCCAGATC GGCGCTAGCAGCTGCCACATCAGTGAAGACAAAGAGATATTACTTTGGACAACTAAAGATCCAGTCCAATCAAATCAACCTGAGCATGCTCACTGCCTCCAAACTGTCACCAGACCTCAAGGCACTGAAGCGTGACATGTCTTTACCACTGGTCAAGTTTGAGGATGCAAAAGTTGATCTGG acCCTTTTGTCAAGAGCAATTTGTTTGAGACCATGGCCTTCCTTCAGAAGGAAATAGGAATCCATTACacagag GAGTTGAAGAGTCAAGCGGCCAAGATCCTGGGATCTGTGGACTTTCTGAGAAATCCCCTGGGCTTGTTCAATGATGTCACAGAGGGAATCTCCGGTCTGATCAATGATGGCAATGTCGGAGGACTACTGAAGAACGTCACTCATGGCGTGTCAAATTCTGCCGCCAAG GTGGTAGGGTCACTGTCCGACGGCCTGGGGACGCTGAACATGGACCGCAACTATCAGGACAGGCGGGAGCAGCTTAAGACCAGCGCCCAGTCCAGCAAGGGTCACCTCCTGGCCGGAGTCAAGGGCTTCGGCAATGGCCTGTTTGGTGCCATGACCAGTATGTTTACACAGCCTTATGATGGCTTCAAAGAAGATGGGattgag GGCTTTGTGACAGGACTGGGTAAGGGTGTGATCGGTACGGTCACCAAGCCTGTTGTGGGGGTGCTGGATCTGGCCTCCGGGGCGGCCAACGCCATTAAAGACACCAGCAGCAGTAGTTCTCGGATCAGCCCCCCTCCCGTCCGCCTCCCCCGCTGCTGTCACGGGGCGGAAATGTTACTGCCCGCCTACTCCAAGAATCAGGCCAAGTCACAGAAACTGCTGCACGACCTCAACAAGAAAAACCTGGATGAATT CTTTATTGCGGTGGAACAGCTGAGGAGGGAGGACAACCTGACGTCTCTCATCACCTCCACCCAGGTCTACTTCCTCCTGGGAGGGATGCCCGACTCCAGTAACATCATCCTGAGGGTCCCTCACAAAGACCTGTTCCAGTGTCTGGTGGTGGAGAATA ATGGCATATACTACCTGGAAGTGATCAGGGTACAGACCCCGGGCTCTGACCCCCAGAGGGTCCCCCAGATCAGGTGTGACAAGCTGGCAGTGGCTGAGAGG GTGAGCCAGCAGATTACCTACGCCCGTAACTTGTACGAGGAGCAACAACACACGCTGACCACATCCGAGATCGAGGACTCGACTTAG
- the LOC117685394 gene encoding E3 ubiquitin-protein ligase TRIM9-like has protein sequence MDRRTWAQDVLRCHLCDTPGPPMYCDICHIHLCKACVGEHLSDESKDHRVVPFKKRGFAPECLKHSPKLCELYCELCNIPICLECVSSGEHLGHKQVELLKSLEAKKEILQTDLQELQTSIFSKYQEIAINIPVQKAELNKNSKKLTAAIEIHGNILHREIDAAINKPKSDVDEMESKHLDAIKKQENEIKHTLSEITQRIVDLEKLLKSNDVSVFLPINPEMLNLAECHLNSQFHYQDSLLRKEQIYEQIGSLTALSIKTEENGYTMDSPGAESSFLDKPIIEVPHIITDIDTEYDKINKLRNVSCLSDDEVWTSGNDNIIRLYNLNGKIVKSIQTKSGERPQDIAMTQSGELVYTDLKDRTVNIVKNTQIKTVIKLQGWIPMSVVPPLVTF, from the coding sequence ATGGACCGCCGTActtgggcccaggatgtgttacggtgtcatctctgtgatACCCCCggcccccctatgtactgtgacatttgtcacatacatctgtgtaaagcatGTGTGGGTGAACATCTATCCGATGAATCCAAAGATCACAGAGTAGTGCCATTTAAAAAGCGGGGCTTTGCTCCTGAATGTTTGAAACATTCCCCaaaattatgtgaactttaTTGTGAACTTTGTAACATCCCTATATGTTTAGAGTGTGTTTCCTCTGGTGAACATCTAGGACACAAACAGGTTGAACTCTTGAAAAGTCTAGAAGCaaagaaagaaatattacagacagatttacaagaattacaaacatcaattttttcaaaataccaGGAAATTGCAATTAACATTCCAGTTCAAAAAGCTGAACTGAACAAAAACTCAAAGAAATTGACAGCAGCTATCGAAATACATGGAAACAttttgcacagagaaatagacgcTGCTATTAATAAACCGAAATCTGACGTGGACGAAATGGAATCCAAACACCTGGATGCCATAAAAAAGcaggaaaatgaaattaagCACACTCtgtctgaaatcacacagagaATTGTTGATCTGGAGAAATTATTGAAATCCAATGATGTTAGCGTTTTTCTACCTATAAATCCAGAAATGCTGAATTTAGCAGAATGCCACCTAAACTCACAGTTTCATTACCAAGATTCACTCCTCAGAAAAGAACAGATTTATGAGCAGATTGGATCTCTGACAGCATTATccatcaaaacagaagaaaatgGATACACAATGGATTCTCCTGGTGCTGAGTCGTCTTTCCTTGACAAACCGATCATTGAAGTACCACATATCATCACAGATATTGACACAGAGTatgacaaaattaataaattacgcaatgtgtcctgtctgagtgatgatgAAGTGTGGACGAGTGGTAATGACAACATAATCAGACTCTACAACCTCAATGGTAAAATAGTGAAGTcaatccaaaccaagtcaggggaGAGGCCACAGGACATAGCAATGACACAGAGTGGTgaactagtttatactgatcTTAAGGacagaactgtgaacatagtgaaaaaTACACAGATAAAGACAGTGATCAAACTACAGGGGTGGATACCtatgtctgtagtacctcctctggtaaCCTTCTAG